From a region of the Triticum aestivum cultivar Chinese Spring chromosome 7D, IWGSC CS RefSeq v2.1, whole genome shotgun sequence genome:
- the LOC123165805 gene encoding leucine-rich repeat protein 2, with protein MAPRVPSSSLLLVGAALLLGLAAGAARASNEEGDALYALRMRLSDPNGVLQSWDPTLVNPCTWFHVTCDTASRVVRLDLGNSNVSGSIGPELSRLVNLQYLELYRNNLNGEIPKELGKLKNLISLDLYANKLTGRIPKSLSKLGSLRFMRLNNNKLAGSIPRELAKLSNLKVIDLSNNDLCGTIPVDGPFSSFPLRSFENNSRLNGPELQGLVSYDFGC; from the exons ATGGCGCCTCGCgtgccctcctcctccctcctcctcgtcgGCGCCGCCCTGCTGCTGGGCCTGGcggccggcgcggcgcgggcgtcCAACGAGGAGGGGGACGCGCTGTACGCGCTGCGGATGCGGCTGTCGGACCCCAACGGCGTGCTCCAGAGCTGGGATCCCACCCTCGTCAACCCCTGCACCTGGTTCCACGTCACCTGCGACACCGCCAGCCGCGTCGTCCGCCT GGATTTAGGCAACTCCAACGTCTCCGGCTCCATCGGCCCCGAGCTCAGCCGCCTTGTTAATCTTCAGTACCT GGAGCTGTACAGGAACAACCTCAATGGCGAGATTCCAAAAgagttgggcaagctgaagaatttgatcagcTTGGATCTGTATGCCAATAAGCTTACCGGAAGAATCCCCAAGTCGCTTTCCAAGCTCGGCTCACTGAGATTCAT GCGTTTGAACAACAACAAACTTGCTGGATCAATTCCACGGGAGCTGGCCAAACTCTCCAACCTGAAAGTCAT TGATTTGTCTAACAATGACTTATGTGGGACGATCCCCGTCGATGGTCCATTCTCAAGCTTCCCTCTTCGAAG CTTCGAGAACAACAGCAGGCTGAACGGCCCAGAGCTGCAAGGATTGGTTTCCTATGACTTTGGATGCTAG
- the LOC123165345 gene encoding exocyst complex component EXO70A1, whose amino-acid sequence MGMDQGAEEARRMASLQAARSALRAGVERSRALSHALARSGARVGEIQARLAATEAGVRPIRAPRDALEGAGPNIDRAVGPAAAVLKVFDAVHGLEPPLLAGAAAREDLPGYLALVARLEEALRFLADNCGLAVDWLSDIVDYLGKRSLADPRFVADLAGALSKLKGVPAAGLDAGLLTAALDVLEAEFCRLLAEHSAPLAMQEDHDKAKPAAASITPPRIPAAAVQKLGLTLDRLAANGRLSYCVAAYADARGDTVSASLHALGLDYLQDQTQDAQALSPSVELWGRHLEFAVRHLLEAERKLCVAVFERRPEAAAACFADIAARAGILDFLKFGRAVADAKKDPIKLLRLLDVFDSLSKLRLDFNRLFGGKACLEIQSRTRELVKRVVDGSVEIFEELLVQVELQRKMPPPADGGVPGLVTFVPKYCNQLLGEQYRSVLTQVLTIHRSWRKEAFNDKMLVDAVHNIVKALEANFDTWAKAYEDKTLSSLFMMNTHSHFFKHLKSTKMGEILGDEWLREHEQYKDYYSALFLRESWGTLAPLLSREGLILFSKGQATARDLVKQRLKSFNASFDEMYQKQSAWIIPDKDLQQRVCHLVVQAIVPVYRSFMQNYGPLVEQDISASKYVKYSAEGLDKMLSTLFMPKLRTRRTASMQIRNSNGKIASAVTGLQRSASTLQ is encoded by the coding sequence ATGGGAATGGATCAGGGGGCGGAGGAGGCGCGGAGGATGGCGAGCCTGCAGGCGGCGCGGAGCGCGCTGCGGGCGGGGGTGGAGCGGTCGCGGGCGCTGAGCCACGCGCTGGCGCGCTCGGGCGCCAGGGTCGGGGAGATCCAGGCGCGGCTGGCGGCCACGGAGGCCGGGGTGCGCCCGATCCGGGCGCCGCGGGACGCGCTCGAGGGGGCGGGGCCCAACATCGACCGGGCAgtgggccccgccgccgccgtgctcaAGGTGTTCGACGCCGTGCACGGCCTCGAGCCGCCGCTCCTCGCCGGGGCCGCCGCCAGGGAGGACCTCCCGGGCTACCTCGCCCTCGTCGCCCGCCTCGAGGAGGCGCTCCGCTTCCTCGCCGACAACTGCGGCCTCGCCGTCGACTGGCTCTCCGACATCGTCGACTACCTCGGCAAGCGCAGCCTCGCCGACCCCCGATTCGTGGCCGACCTCGCCGGGGCGCTCTCAAAACTCAAGGGCGTCCCCGCCGCCGGCCTCGACGCCGGGCTCCTCACCGCCGCCCTCGACGTGCTCGAGGCCGAGTTCTGCCGCCTCCTCGCGGAGCACTCTGCTCCGCTCGCTATGCAGGAGGACCACGACAAGGccaagcccgccgccgcctccatcacgCCGCCGAggatccccgccgccgccgtgcagAAGCTCGGCCTCACCCTTGACCGCCTCGCCGCTAATGGGCGGCTCAGCTACTGTGTGGCGGCGTATGCCGACGCTCGTGGGGACACGGTGAGCGCCAGCCTCCACGCGCTCGGCCTCGATTACTTGCAAGACCAGACACAGGATGCTCAGGCGCTGAGCCCGAGCGTCGAGCTCTGGGGCCGGCATTTGGAGTTCGCGGTGCGCCACCTATTGGAAGCGGAGCGGAAGCTCTGTGTTGCTGTCTTCGAGCGGCGGCCAGAAGCCGCGGCCGCTTGCTTCGCGGACATTGCGGCGCGCGCTGGAATTCTTGATTTCCTCAAGTTTGGCCGCGCCGTGGCTGATGCCAAGAAGGACCCCATCAAGCTCCTGAGGCTGCTTGATGTGTTCGATTCTCTCAGTAAGCTCAGATTGGACTTCAACCGGTTGTTTGGTGGAAAGGCATGCCTGGAGATCCAAAGCAGGACCAGAGAGCTTGTGAAGAGAGTGGTGGATGGCTCTGTTGAGATTTTTGAGGAGTTGCTGGTGCAGGTGGAGCTGCAGCGCAAAATGCCGCCCCCAGCCGACGGCGGAGTGCCAGGCCTGGTTACCTTCGTCCCCAAGTACTGCAACCAACTCCTTGGGGAGCAATATCGGTCTGTGCTCACACAAGTGCTTACCATCCACCGCAGCTGGCGCAAGGAGGCGTTCAACGACAAGATGCTCGTCGATGCAGTGCACAACATTGTTAAGGCCCTGGAGGCCAACTTCGACACATGGGCAAAGGCGTATGAGGACAAGACGCTGTCATCTCTCTTCATGATGAACACCCACTCGCACTTCTTCAAGCACCTGAAGAGTACCAAGATGGGGGAGATCTTAGGTGATGAATGGCTCCGGGAGCATGAGCAGTACAAGGACTACTACTCAGCACTGTTTCTAAGGGAGAGCTGGGGAACGCTTGCGCCCCTGCTGAGCAGGGAGGGTCTGATCTTGTTCTCCAAGGGTCAGGCTACAGCAAGGGACTTGGTGAAGCAGCGGCTCAAATCGTTCAACGCCAGCTTTGATGAGATGTACCAGAAGCAGTCCGCGTGGATCATACCAGATAAGGATCTGCAGCAGAGGGTGTGCCACCTTGTGGTGCAGGCTATAGTGCCTGTTTACCGTAGCTTCATGCAGAACTACGGGCCGCTTGTCGAGCAGGACATCAGCGCGAGCAAGTACGTCAAGTACAGCGCTGAAGGCCTTGATAAGATGCTTAGCACCCTCTTCATGCCGAAGCTTAGGACTAGGAGGACTGCAAGCATGCAGATCAGAAACTCAAATGGCAAGATTGCCAGTGCAGTGACTGGGCTGCAGCGGAGTGCTTCAACATTGCAATAG